aattgaagCACTCATAAGATACTCAAAAGTAAATActtgttaattattatttttaattttttaatataattaatttctttgagattttaatttaaaatttaaaattttaatttaaaatttataattttaaaaataattttaatacgaTTAAAAatgtattaataattattttttttaataatattttttatgaattattttttaaaatatttttcgtcAAACAAACTTtgcctaaaatgaataaaaatgcgTAGAAGGGTCTTAATAGTGAGCTGGAGGGACAATTTTAGGTATTAAAAAACTGAATTGCTTAGTCATAGTAGTAATTTTATTTCGTATAATATTTGTGGCCACGTGTCCCTTGTCTAGCCTAACCTTGTGCACGAGCACGATTTGGCCGTGATTCGTGACCCACAAATAGCGCGTTACTCGTTCGACGTAATGCCTCGTCGGGAAATTCAGAATCTGAAGCCTGAATCAAATTTTGCCGCAACCAAAAACAGCGAGCTACAGAAGCCAGAATTATGTGGAAGCGCATAGCTTCGCTCTCCCCTTTGGTCTCCTCTTCGAAATCAACCTTACCTAACCAGGTATATCTTCAAGTTTTCTGTTTCTCCATTTTTGCTCTGATACAGACTATATTCTAATAGTTTGCGGTAATCATTTGATTGTATCATTTTCTGACGCTGACCACAGGCATCATATGGGTTGAACATCTGGAAATCACTTTCTACTGGGATATGCACTCCGGTACTACTCTAGTTGCTTGATTATTTGTCTTTCTTCCTCAACCCATCATAAAAAGTTCTTGCTCCGCTGAGGCTGAGTTCATTACTTAAGATTGTGAATGCGTGCTTTTACACTGTTACAAGATGGTGCACAAATTTTATCTTTAGATGAATTGACAGGAATTTTAGTGTCAAAATTTTGATCTCTGTTATTTTGATGGCTATTAGTTAATCTCTTCCACGCCAAGGCGTTGGATTCCATCATAGCATAACAATACGGATTCATAATGAGGTGAGGCGGATCATTGTGGGTGCTGTAGTGAAatgaaacaaaataaaatgattaaatgaaaTCTGGTAGAGTATAAGCTGGCAGTAGTTTGTGAGCCAACATGAATCTTCAATTCCACTTGTCTAAACATTGTTAGCATTGAGTGTCAATTCATTATTTGGTGTGCATTATTTGTTTGCACTTCTGATTTTTCAATGGCTGATCCTTACCTGCACATGCATGCTAGTAAGTATTTAAAGGTTTTCCAGTTACTCGTGTATGTTTGGAATGGTTTTCCTcacaaattttttattatttgcatGCAGGTAAGATATGGAAATTTGCTCAAAGAGAAAACTCCATTTATTACTTTTGTCTTAGGTAATAATTGGACATTTATAATATCTTCtgttttccttttaatttttcattatgctAGTGTGATAGACGCTAGTGGTATGTTAGCATATATAGACAAGTGCTACAGAACACTGCTTGTTGTATGTTGGTGATTTGTATGTGAACTAAAGATAATGGAATCAAGTTTTCAGCAAAAGTCTTTGTTAAGAGTTTTTGATATGTATAAGTGAGATATATATTGTTATCCTTTCATGTCTGGGAAAGCTCTCTGGGTATTTCACATTCTGGGGAAGTAGTTTAGAAACCaacaaaattttatagaatttgtcaaacatcttgactttcaaaaCTGAGCTTTTCATGGTGATGTGTTGCCAAATAAGCCTTCTGTAATTTTCAGTTCTGGAATGGTATATATCTGAGAATTaccttttcaattttatttttatgcacaATATCTAAGGTAGTTCCTTCTCAGGTGGTCCTGGTAGTGGAAAAGGTACACAATGTATAAAGATAGCACAGACCTTTGGATTCACACATCTGAGTGCAGGGGATTTGCTAAGGAGGGAAATACTTTCTAACAGTGAAGATGGGTAATAATGCCTCACTCTCTTTAGTGAGAATCTTTTAAAAGAATGTCTTTCAATTCTATGCATGTCTTCTGATGATGGAACTAAAATATTCAGCACCATGATTCTGAACACAATTAAAGAGGGCAAAATTGTTCCTTCAGAAGTGACAGTCAAACTGATTAAAAAGGAAATGGAGTCAAGTGAGAACTATAAATTTCTTATTGATGGATTCCCACGAAGTGAGGAGAACCGCATAGCATTTGAACGCAtagtgagttttttttttttttttttttaatgtgacATTTCTCATTATTATGATTTTTTCACTGATTTCAAAGTAATTCTTGAGTAAGATCTCAGATTTTGCAATTATTTTAAAGCCATTCAGGTAGAACAAAATATTTTTAGTGGAATAATATTTAGATGAATGAAAGAGGAAACTGATCAGACTTAAAATGTATGAGTAAATTGAAGCAGTAACAAGTTATTGGTGTCAATCCAAATGATTTGTATGCTACTTGTAGAGACTATAACTTCATTTCTGATTGCAGATTGGAGCAGAACCAAACGTTGTGCTTTTCTTTGACTGCCCAGAAGAAGAGATGGTAAAACGAGTGCTAAACCGTAATGAGGTGATTATGCAATTTCAATTTTCCATATAAGCCAATTATGTGAAAGTGAAAACCTTAATTGAATACATATGTTACTTCGTTGCAGGGCCGAGTTGATGACAACATAGATACTATCAAGAAGCGTCTTAAAGTATTTTCATCATTAAATCTTCCTGTTATTGGCTACTATTCAAAGAGAGGAAAACTGCGTACAGTATGAATAGACTCtatgaaattaattgtttaaaCTAAACCACCTAATGATTAGTTGCCTtcacaatttcttttctcttatgCATGAGCACAAAATATGTTACCTAAAGAAGCCAATATGTGCAGATCAATGCAGTTGGAACAGTAGATGAGATTTTTGAACAAGTTCGCGCTGTTTTTACCGAATGTGAGGTATGCTGTCTTCTCATTGTTTTTACTTTTCAGTGCTTACCATTATTTCATGACCACTTACAATTTTCATCACCATTAAGTACTTTCAATTTTCATCACCATTAAGTAGTTTTGCACTGTGTTGATCATCACATAAGTATTGGCCTTCTTGACGTTGACAGAATCAGAGGTTTTTCTTCACAACAAATACTTACATAAAGATCCACAACTCTCTTTGTGTTGCACTAACTAATGCTAGGATGAGAATGTTATTGCTTTTCTATGCTTTTGATTCCAATTCAGATTCTATGCAGATTGTAGCAGTATCAGTGAATTTAAAGCCATTTAGTTCTGTGCGAAATTTTGTTTAAATACATGTTCCTGCATAGCATTTCTGAAGGCCAATGACCAAGCTAAATTTCCTGTGACACAGGCAATGAAATGAAAGATAGTTTTGATCAAGGATGAGCACCACAAAATTTTTGGTACTTAGTTGGAGTTGCTCAGCATTTTTGGGCCAGGATGGTGCAGATAGTTTGGCAAACCATGATTTCCTGAAAGGCTTAAAATTCTGGGTTAAAGGATTCGAGGAATTTGACCTTTACAAGCATTTCCCAGCCTAGACGGTGAaacttattttccatgtttattgATTTTGGTGATGCGGGTAGATAGCCTAAGGTGCAATGAAACCTTTATTACACGTCTGTTTGTAGAATTTGGGAAGGAAACCAAAAATGGCAAAAGCAAGATCTTATCAGACTAGACATTATTATATCACTTTATTTCATTATTTGATAGGATTCCCTTCTCAATATAAAGTTACTGAATGGTAGTGTTTTGCGGCTTCTATAATTTGTGGTTTCTGCATATTGTTACTAGAAAATTTCTTTGATGAGCAGGCATGTCTTTTATTCTTTAATGTCAATGTTTCATA
Above is a genomic segment from Hevea brasiliensis isolate MT/VB/25A 57/8 chromosome 17, ASM3005281v1, whole genome shotgun sequence containing:
- the LOC110648102 gene encoding UMP-CMP kinase isoform X1 gives rise to the protein MWKRIASLSPLVSSSKSTLPNQASYGLNIWKSLSTGICTPVRYGNLLKEKTPFITFVLGGPGSGKGTQCIKIAQTFGFTHLSAGDLLRREILSNSEDGTMILNTIKEGKIVPSEVTVKLIKKEMESSENYKFLIDGFPRSEENRIAFERIIGAEPNVVLFFDCPEEEMVKRVLNRNEGRVDDNIDTIKKRLKVFSSLNLPVIGYYSKRGKLRTINAVGTVDEIFEQVRAVFTECEAMK
- the LOC110648102 gene encoding probable UMP-CMP kinase 2 isoform X2, whose protein sequence is MWKRIASLSPLVSSSKSTLPNQASYGLNIWKSLSTGICTPVRYGNLLKEKTPFITFVLGGPGSGKGTQCIKIAQTFGFTHLSAGDLLRREILSNSEDGTMILNTIKEGKIVPSEVTVKLIKKEMESSENYKFLIDGFPRSEENRIAFERIIGAEPNVVLFFDCPEEEMVKRVLNRNEGRVDDNIDTIKKRLKINAVGTVDEIFEQVRAVFTECEAMK